The Stenotrophomonas maltophilia sequence TGCCTCGGCCACCTGGCGTCGGTGGAGGCGGAACAGGTGGCGTTCCATGGCCATTTCCAGGCCGTCGCCAAGGCGCTGGAAGCGCAGCCACAGGTAGTGGCCGCCGCCGCCATCGGCCGCTTCGGCAATCACTTCCACCGGCAGGTCGATATGGTCGGGCAGCCAGTCGCTGGGCTGCAGGCGCACCAGGCCTGCCTGGCCGGGGCTGGCGCCACTGCGCGGGCCCAGTTGCAGGCGTATCCCACGACGCGACCAGCGCACCGGGCGCAGGGTCAGTTCCTGGCCCTGCTGGCGGACCAGTCGGCCAAGCAACACCATCGCCAGATCCAGCTTCGCCTCCAGCCGCTGCAATTGCAGGCTGGCTTCATTGCGGTCGTCATGCTCGTCAACGCGGCTGTCTTCAACCAGGGCCAGGCTGCGCAGCAGGCCCTCGGCACTGCCGGTACGGCCGGCGCCACTGCCTGCCTGGAATTCGGCGGGTAGTGCAAGCTCGCAGCTGAGCGTTTCGTCGAACAGCTCGCTTTCGGCGGGATGGTGCAGCGACGTTGTCGGCAGTTGGGTCATGCCAGCGATTCTGCCTGCAGGTAGGCATGCGCCGCGCGAAGAGAGCGTTGGCCGTCATTCATCAGTGCAGCCACTGCATCGCGGCGCTGGCGCAGCAGGCCCAGCAGGTTCTGCTGGCGCTCGAACAGCGCACTGAGGGGGGCGTGGTCGTCCACGGTCAGCGGCTGGCTGAGCAGGGCATGCAGCGTGCTGTCGTGGCCATCGAGCAGGCTGTCGGCCTGGTCGAGCGCATCTTCGCCCAGGGCCTTTTCGAAGGCGTCCAGCTGGGCGTGCAGTTCGTGCAGGCTCATGGTGCCACCGCGGCCGGGCGGCGCTGTTCCATCGGGATTGCATTCCAGGCGCTGTCGATCTCGCCCAGCAGCTGCAGGGATTCGTCGAGGGCGGCACGGTCGTTGTGCAGGTTGGCCTCGGTCAGGCGCTGCAGCACGTAGTCGTAGAGCGCCGACAGATTTCCGGCGATTTCACCGCCGGCCTCATGATCCAGCGAGCCATTGAGGTGGCCGACGATCGCGCAGACCTCACCGATCGCCTTGCCCTTGCCGGCCTGGTCGCCACGCTCGAGGCTGGCCAGGGCGCGCCGCACGCGCTCCAGCGCGCCGGCCAGCAGCATCGCCACCAGCTTGTGCGGATCGGCGTCGGCAACCGCACTGGTCACTCCCACCTGGCGGTACTGCTCGGCATATTGACGGCTGGAACCGTACATTCGTGATTCTCCTTGCGCTGGGTGCCGCCGGCAGGTCGTGGGGACCGTTGCCGGCGGTGCGGCGTTGATTGCTGTTGCGTCCGTTATCGGTGCGTTGCACGCCAAACTTGAGCGTTGTACGCCGTCCTTTAGCGGTTCAGCTGTGCCAGCTGCTGCTGCAGCGACGTATTGCTCTGCTGCAGCTTGCCCATCAGGCTGTCCAGCGCGATGAACTGCTTCTTGTAGCGCTCTTCCACGTTCTTCATGCGCGTGTCGAGGTCCTTGCGGCGCTTGTCGATGTTGTCCAGCGTGGTGTTGAGGCCCTTGGTGCGGGCGACGAAGGCGCCTTCCTTGCCGACCGTGGTGCTGACGTAGCCGTCGACCATGGTGTACAGCGTGCCGGCACCACCGGTGTCGCCGGTGATCGCCGAGCGGATCTTCTCGGGCTGGCTGGCCAGCGCGGCGGCAAACTTGGTGGCGTCCAGCACCAAGCTGCCGTCGGCGTTGGGATAGCCGCGCGTCTGCAGTCCCAGCGTCTTCGGGTCCAGGCCATCGGCGGACAGCTCCTTCAACACGCCCGACATCACCGAGCGCAACTGGCTGGAGGCACCACGCATCTGCGCGTCGCCGGTCAGCGTGGCGGCTTCCTTGGTCTTGGCGTCGTACTTGGTCTCGGTGTTGATCGCCGCGATTGCTGCGTTGTAGGCGGTCACGAACTCCTGCATCACCTTGGTGGCTGCAGTGGTATCGGTGCTGATCACGACGGTGCTCTTGCCCTTGACCTTGAGGTTCAGGGTCAGGCCCGGCACGGCATCGGCCACGGTGTTGCTGGCGCTGACCACCGTGACGCCATCGATGGTCAGCTCGGCATCGGCTGCCGCGGTGTTCTCCTGCAGGCTGCCCACCAGTGCGCTCAGCTTCGGGTCGCTGCCGCCGTAATCGAGCTTGATGGCATTGGCGGCACCGGTCTTTTCCTGGGCGATCGACAGGTACTGGTTGTCGCCCGAGGCGATCAAGGTCGCCTGCACGCCTTCCTTGCGGCCTGCGGCGTCGATCTTGTTGCGCACGGTGGTCAGCGTATCGCCGGCTTCCACCTCGACCTTCATCGTCTTTGCCTTGTCGCCCACGCCAACGGTCAGCGTCAAGGTTCCGGCGCCGAAGGTGTCGGTCTTCCCCACCGAGGTATTGGCAATCAGCTTGTGTGCGGTGGCAAGGGATTTCACCTCCACCTGATGCGTGCCATTGGAGGCTGCTGCCTTGGTCGTGCCCAGGTCGTACAGCGCCACCGAGGCCGTCAGCACGTCGTCGGTGTTGGCGGGCTGCGCCTTGCCGGTGGCGGTCACCGTGCGGGTATCGAAGGCGGTGGTGGCCTTCAGTGCGGTCAGTGCGGTCTTCAGCTTGTCGAAGGCCGAAGTGACGGTGCCGATCGACGACAGCTGCATCTTGGCCTTGGACTGCTGCAGGTTCAGCGCGTTGTCGGCGGGCTTGCGGTCGGCTGCGACCAGCTGGTTGACGATGTCCGAGATGTTGAGCCCCGAGCCAATGCCACCGTATCCAAAGCTTGCCATGTGATTCTCCTGGTATCCGGGCCTGGCCGCCGTGCGGTGGCCCGTCGTCAACGAAAATAGCGGCCTGCGCCGCTGGGTCTTGAGGACTTCGTTGATGCATGCGCCGTGCCAGTTGTCTGGCGGCGGATCTGGCACGCGGATTGCAGGAGGGTTGGGGCAGGGTGCGGGTGGAATCACCGCAGGCTGCCGGGAGTCTGCAAAAAACCCTCCCCCAAGGCAGGGGAGGGATCAGGCTACTGACAATCGGGGGGAGACGAAGCCGCCCGGTACGTACAGTCAAAGGTACAGCGCTGAAAGAGAGGTCCGCAGGAGCGGGCGATGCCAAGCCGGTTCGGGAGCGATCCCGGGCCGGGCATGGCCCGCGCCTTCGTGCACCGTGGCTTCCGGGTTGCCGCTACCGTCGGTTCGATCCGACGGTAGCGGCGCCTTCTTGCCGTGGATCAGCGCAGCAGGCTGAGCACGCCCTGCGGCACCTGGTTGGCCTGGGCCAGCATGGCCGTACCGGCCTGCTGCAGGATCTGGGTGCGGGTCAGCTCTGCGGTTTCCTTGGCGAAGTCGGTGTCCTTGATGCGGCTGCGCGACGCCGACAGGTTTTCCGACGAGGTCTGCAGGTTGGCCACGACCGAGGTGAAGCGGTTCTGGATCGCGCCGAGGTCGGCGCGGGTGCTGTTGATCGCACCCAGGGCCTTGTCGACCACTTCCATTGCCTGCTGTGCACCAAGCACCGTGCTCACGTCCAGCTTCTGCACGTTGGCGGCGGTGGCGGTGCCAGCGGTGTAAGCACCGGCTGCGGTCTTCGCGCTCCACACGCCGGTCGCGGCGGTCAGATCGCTGCGCTCAAGCGCGATGTCGGCAGCGACGACGGCCTTGCCTTCCTTCACCGAGGTCAGTTTCATCGAGCCGTCGGCATTCGCCTCGGCATAGAGGCCGGCTTCGCCGATCTTTGCGTTGATCGCCGTGGCGACAGCCTTGGACGCGTCGGCAGTGGTGGCGCCGGCCTTGATCTCGACGGTGCCGATGTCCACGCCCATTACCTTGCCGGTAATGCGCGAGCCGTCGGTACTGGCGGCCAGTACGTCAGTTGCACCGCTTGCGAAGGTCGAGGTGCCGAGCGAACCCGCTTTCGCATCGATGGTCTTGTCGATGGCGATGGCCTGGCCGGCATTGGCGCCGACCTGGAACAGCTGGCTGGAGAACGTGCCGTCCAGCAGCTTGGTGCCGTTGAAGTCCGACTGCTTGGCGACGCGGTCGATTTCCGAGACCAGCTGGGTCACTTCGGCCTGCAGCGCCTTGCGGTCGCTGGCCGAGTTGGTGGCGTTGGAGGCCTGCACCGACAGCTCGCGGACGCGCTGCAGGTTGTTGCCGATTTCGGTCAGCGAACCTTCGGCGACCTGGGCCAGCGAGATGCCGTCGTTGGCATTGCGGATGGCAACGTCGGTACCGCGGATCTGCGTGCCGAAGCGCTCGGAGATCGCCAGGCCGGCGGCGTCGTCCTTGGCGCTGTTGATGCGCGAACCGGAGGACAGGCGCTGGATGGTGGTGGCCAGCGAGCTGCCGCTGGTGCTCAGATTGCGCTGAGCATTCAACGACATCGTATTGGTGTTGATGACTTGTGCCATGGTGCTTTTCCTTTGGCGAAGGTGGAACGTATTTCAGGATCCGGGCGCCGCGTCATGCAGCGCCCGGAGGTCGATCAGCGAGCGGATCAGCGCAGCAGGCTGAGCACGCCCTGCGGCACCTGGTTGGCCTGGGCCAGCATGGCCGTACCGGCCTGCTGCAGGATCTGGGTGCGGGTCAGCTCTGCGGTTTCCTTGGCGAAGTCGGTGTCCTTGATGCGGCTACGCGAAGCCGACAGGTTCTCCGACGAGGTCTGCAGGTTGGCCACGACCGAGGTGAAGCGGTTCTGGATCGCGCCGAGGTCGGCGCGGGTGCTGTTGATCGCACCCAGGGCCTTGTCGACCACTTCCATTGCCTGCTGTGCACCCTTCACGGTGGACACGTCGATCTTGTCGGCGAACTGCTTGCCCGGGACCGGGGTTGCCGCGGCGAAGCCGGCCAGCGAGCTGCCGATGGCAGTGAAAGCGCCCGCGTTGTTCACGCTGTCCTTGACCGAGGTCAGGGTCAGTGCGCCGGCGGCATCGGTTTCGGCCAGCACGCCGGTTTCGCCGATCTTGGCGTTGATGGCGGCAGCAACGGCCTTGCCGTTTGCAGCGGTGTTGGCGGCAGCGTCACCGACGCTCTTGACCGTCATGGCGCCGAAGTTGAAGACGGTGCCCTTGCTGTCGGTGATGGTGAACGCACCCACTGCGGTGTCGGTGTCAGCGGTACCGGCGATTGCGGTTGCGGTACCGCTGGAGAACTGTGCACCACCCAGGGCGTTGGCCTTGGCATCGATGGTCTTGTCGATGGCGATGGCCTGGCCGGCATTGGCGCCGACCTGGAACAGCTGGCTGGAGAACGTGCCGTCCAGCAGCTTGGTGCCGTTGAAGTCCGACTGCTTGGCGACGCGGTCGATTTCCGAGACCAGCTGGGTCACTTCAGCCTGCAGCGCCTTGCGGTCGCTGGCCGAGTTGGTGGCGTTGGAGGCCTGCACCGACAGTTCGCGGACGCGCTGCAGGTTGTTGCCGATTTCGGTCAGCGAACCTTCGGCGACCTGGGCCAGCGAGATGCCGTCGTTGGCGTTGCGGATGGCGACGTCGGTACCGCGGATCTGCGTGCCGAAGCGCTCGGAGATCGCCAGACCGGCGGCGTCGTCCTTGGCGCTGTTGATGCGCGAACCGGAGGACAGGCGCTGGATGGTGGTGGCCAGCGAGCTGCCGCTGGTGCTCAGGTTACGCTGAGCATTCAACGACATCGTATTGGTGTTGATGACTTGTGCCATGAGGAGAGGTCCTTGAGCGGTTGCACGTGAGTTGGGT is a genomic window containing:
- a CDS encoding PilZ domain-containing protein — encoded protein: MTQLPTTSLHHPAESELFDETLSCELALPAEFQAGSGAGRTGSAEGLLRSLALVEDSRVDEHDDRNEASLQLQRLEAKLDLAMVLLGRLVRQQGQELTLRPVRWSRRGIRLQLGPRSGASPGQAGLVRLQPSDWLPDHIDLPVEVIAEAADGGGGHYLWLRFQRLGDGLEMAMERHLFRLHRRQVAEARRAR
- the fliS gene encoding flagellar export chaperone FliS, with translation MYGSSRQYAEQYRQVGVTSAVADADPHKLVAMLLAGALERVRRALASLERGDQAGKGKAIGEVCAIVGHLNGSLDHEAGGEIAGNLSALYDYVLQRLTEANLHNDRAALDESLQLLGEIDSAWNAIPMEQRRPAAVAP
- the fliD gene encoding flagellar filament capping protein FliD — encoded protein: MASFGYGGIGSGLNISDIVNQLVAADRKPADNALNLQQSKAKMQLSSIGTVTSAFDKLKTALTALKATTAFDTRTVTATGKAQPANTDDVLTASVALYDLGTTKAAASNGTHQVEVKSLATAHKLIANTSVGKTDTFGAGTLTLTVGVGDKAKTMKVEVEAGDTLTTVRNKIDAAGRKEGVQATLIASGDNQYLSIAQEKTGAANAIKLDYGGSDPKLSALVGSLQENTAAADAELTIDGVTVVSASNTVADAVPGLTLNLKVKGKSTVVISTDTTAATKVMQEFVTAYNAAIAAINTETKYDAKTKEAATLTGDAQMRGASSQLRSVMSGVLKELSADGLDPKTLGLQTRGYPNADGSLVLDATKFAAALASQPEKIRSAITGDTGGAGTLYTMVDGYVSTTVGKEGAFVARTKGLNTTLDNIDKRRKDLDTRMKNVEERYKKQFIALDSLMGKLQQSNTSLQQQLAQLNR
- a CDS encoding flagellin, whose product is MAQVINTNTMSLNAQRNLSTSGSSLATTIQRLSSGSRINSAKDDAAGLAISERFGTQIRGTDVAIRNANDGISLAQVAEGSLTEIGNNLQRVRELSVQASNATNSASDRKALQAEVTQLVSEIDRVAKQSDFNGTKLLDGTFSSQLFQVGANAGQAIAIDKTIDAKAGSLGTSTFASGATDVLAASTDGSRITGKVMGVDIGTVEIKAGATTADASKAVATAINAKIGEAGLYAEANADGSMKLTSVKEGKAVVAADIALERSDLTAATGVWSAKTAAGAYTAGTATAANVQKLDVSTVLGAQQAMEVVDKALGAINSTRADLGAIQNRFTSVVANLQTSSENLSASRSRIKDTDFAKETAELTRTQILQQAGTAMLAQANQVPQGVLSLLR
- a CDS encoding flagellin, giving the protein MAQVINTNTMSLNAQRNLSTSGSSLATTIQRLSSGSRINSAKDDAAGLAISERFGTQIRGTDVAIRNANDGISLAQVAEGSLTEIGNNLQRVRELSVQASNATNSASDRKALQAEVTQLVSEIDRVAKQSDFNGTKLLDGTFSSQLFQVGANAGQAIAIDKTIDAKANALGGAQFSSGTATAIAGTADTDTAVGAFTITDSKGTVFNFGAMTVKSVGDAAANTAANGKAVAAAINAKIGETGVLAETDAAGALTLTSVKDSVNNAGAFTAIGSSLAGFAAATPVPGKQFADKIDVSTVKGAQQAMEVVDKALGAINSTRADLGAIQNRFTSVVANLQTSSENLSASRSRIKDTDFAKETAELTRTQILQQAGTAMLAQANQVPQGVLSLLR